The Amycolatopsis coloradensis sequence CTGGTCGCGGTCTCGCTGCGATGGGACCCGTACCCGTTCATCCTGCTGAACCTGGCGTTCTCGACTCAGGCCGCGTACGCCGCGCCGCTGATCCTGCTGGCGCAGAACCGGCAGGACGACCGCGACCGCGTCTCGCTGGAGGAGGACCGGAACCGCGCCGCGCAGACGAAGGCCGACACCGAGTACCTCGCGCGGGAGCTGGCTTCGCTGCGGATCGCGCTCGGCGAGGTCGCCACCCGGGACTTCCTGCGGGGCGAACTCGACCGGCTCCGTGAGGATCTTGATGCCAAGCCGCGCAAGGCCAAACCCGACCGCGCCCCTACCGGTACTTGATTTTTGCGGATGAGCCCCGACCGCGATCCCATCGCCGGGGCCTTCAATCAGGCGGGTTTGTCCAGCTCCGCCTACCGGTACGTAACATGGTGGGGTGACCAGTACGCAGCAACTCCCCAGCGTCGACGATGTCCGCACCGCGCTGAAGGCCGTGTACGACCCGGAGATCAAGAAACCGATCACCGAACTCGGCATGGTCAAGGACGTGGAGGTCGGCTCGGACGGTGTGGTCACCGTCGGGATCTACCTGACGGTCGCCGGTTGCCCGCTGAAGGCGACGTTGACCAACGACACCACCGAAGCCGTCAAGAAGCTCCCCGGCGTCAGCGACGTCCGGGTCGAGCTCGACGTGATGAGCGACGAGCAACGCACGGAGCTGCGAAAATCGCTGCGCGGCGACGCCGCGGAGCCGGTGATCCCGTTCGCGCAGCCCGGTTCGCTGACGCGGGTCTACTGCGTCGCGTCCGGCAAGGGCGGTGTCGGCAAGTCCTCGGTGACGGTGAACCTCGCGGCCGCGATGGCCGAACGCGGGCTTTCCGTCGGCGTGGTGGACGCGGACATCTACGGGCACTCGGTGCCGCGGATGCTCGGAGCGCGGGAGAAGCCGACCAAGGTCGACACCATGATCATGCCGCCCCAGGCGCACGGCGTGAAGGTCATCTCGATCGGCATGTTCACCCCGGGCAACACCCCCGTGGTGTGGCGCGGGCCGATGCTGCACCGCGCGTTGCAGCAGTTCCTCGCCGACGTGTTCTGGGGCGACCTCGACATCCTGCTGCTGGATCTGCCGCCGGGCACCGGTGACATCGCGATCTCGGTGGCGCAGCTGATCCCGAACGCGGAGATCCTGGTCGTCACCACTCCGCAGCAGGCGGCCGCCGAGGTGGCCGAGCGCGCGGGCGCGATCGCGCTCCAGACGCGGCAGCGCGTGGCCGGGGTCATCGAGAACATGTCGTGGCTGGAGACGCCCGACGGGCAGAAGATGGAGATCTTCGGATCCGGCGGCGGGCAGTCCGTGGCCGACTCGCTGTCGAAGTCGGTCGGGTCGACCGTGCCGCTGCTCGGGCAGGTCCCGATGGACCCGCGCGTGGTCTCCAACGGCGACGCCGGGACGCCGATCGTGCTGGCCGAGCCGGACGCCCCGGCGTCGCTCGTGCTCAAGGAGGCGGCGAAGAAGCTGACCGTCCGGGCACGCGGGCTGGCCGGGATGATGCTGAACGTCACTCCCGCCGGCCGCTGACGGCCCCTCTTACGCATTTAGTCCTCTGAATGCGGTACTTGCGCACGCAAGGACCGCATTCAGAGGACTAAATGCGTGGGGTCAGGTCGCGTCCGGGTCGACCGGCGGGCGCTCCCCCGGCTTCAGAGGCTCGGGCTGCGAAGCCGTCGCCGGGTAGCCGTTGGGCTTCGAAGCGCCGTTGGCACCGTTCGTCCCGTTGGTGCCGTTGATGTTGTTGAGCCCCAGCGGATCCGAGTCACCGTCGAACAGGTGCTGGGTGACGACCCGCTTCGGGTCGAAGTTCCGCAGGCCCCTCAGGTCCTCCAGCGGCTTGCGCAGCTGATCGAACTCCGGGCCCATCTCCTCGCGCAACTGCGTCTTGGCCCCGGTCGCGAAGTCGCGGACCTTGCGGACGCTCTTCGCCACCCAGGACGCCGCTTCGGGCAGCCGTTCCGGACCGAGGATGAAAAGACCCGCGACGACGATGATGAGGATCTCTCCCCAGCCGACACTCTCGAACACCCGTGTGAACCTCCGCCTCGGCGTCTTCCCCGTTCAGGGTACCCGGCCGAACTCGCTAGTCCGAGGCCAGTTTCACGTCCACGACAAGAGAAGACCCATCCCGGACAAGGCGGACAGGGACCACTTCGCCGACTTCGCGGGCGCGGACCGCGACGAGCAGTTCCGCCGAGTCGCGCACGAGCCGTCCGCCGACTTCCGTGATGACGTCGCCTTCTTTGATCCCGGCGGAGGCCGCGGGGCCGCCAGGGGCGACGTTGCGGACCTGTGCGCCCATGGTGCTGGAGCCCGCGACGGTCGACGAAGCGTTGATGCCGATGTCGGGATGGACGACCTTGCCGTCCTTGATCAGTGTTTTCGCGATTTTCACCGCGTAGTCACTGGGGATGGCGAACCCGATGCCGATGCTGCCGCCTTCGGCGCTGGAAGAGCGGATCGCGGAGTTGATCCCGACCAGCGCCCCGGTCGCGTCGACGAGCGCGCCGCCCGAGTTTCCGTGGTTGATCGCGGCGTCGGTCTGGATGGCCTCGTAGATCACCGGCGCGCTCCCGCCGTCGCCACCGGCGGTCACCGGGCGGTTGAGCGCGCTCACGATGCCCGCGGTGACCGAGTTCTGCAGCGCCAGCGGCGAACCGACGGCGATCACCGAGTCGCCGACGGCGAGGTCGGAAGACTTCCCGACCTGCAGCGCGGTCAGGTTCTTGACGTCGACCTTGACCACGGCGAGGTCGGTTTTGGGGTCGGCGCCGACGACCTTCGCCTCGACGCGCCTGCCGTCGAAGAACACGGCGGTGACCTTGGTGGCCGCGTCGGCCGTCGCGGCGGAGATCACGTGTTCGTTCGTGAGCACGTAGCCCTGGGTGTCGATGACGACGCCGGAGCCCTGCTGGCCCGCGTCGGCGCCGGGTTTGAACACTTCGAGCGAGACCACGGCGGGCGCCACCCGGTGGGCGATGTCCGCGATCGAACCCGCCGGACGCTCCTTGGCCGCGTCGGCTTCGGAGATGCTTGCCTGCCCGGTCAGTTCGGTGCCGGTGTCGGCGAACCACCAGCCGATCAGCCCGCCGGCGGCGCCGATTACCAACGCGACGGCGGCGAGCATCGCCAGCGCCTTCGTCTGCACACGCCGCCCGAAAAGGACCTCCGGAAGGCTCAGCAGCGCACCCTGCGGGCGCTTCGCGTCCTTCTCCTCTTCCGAGTCCTGGTGCACGGCGGGCCCGGCGAGCACCGCGCCGGACGAAGGGTCGCGCCAGGGATCCGAGGTCGTGGTCCAGAGCGGGCCTTCGGCGCCGTTCGCGGACGGTGCGGAGCCGTTGGTCCCGTGCGGCCGCTCCAGCACGACACCTTCGGCGCCCGGCGGGCGGCGGAAGGCCTCGGCGAGCGATTCCGGCGTGGGGGGCGCGAGGTTCAGACCCGGCGCGGACTGCCCGTTGGCGCCTGGCTGGTACAGCTTGTCGAAGGCACCGTCGACACCGTGCGGCCTGCCGAACGTGGCCGCCTGCGCCGGATCGACGGCGGGCCTGGCCAGCGGGCGCGGCGCCAGCCGATCCCCCGCCGGGTCACCAGGCTGCTGCGGATTCGCGTTCGGCTGCTCGGTCATCATTCCCCGGGGCTGAGATCAGGTTGGCCGGACGCGAGAGTACGCCAGGCCTTACCCGGGATTCTGCCGTGACCACGGTGAAGTGCGCGTTGATTCCCCGAACCGGCGAGAAATGTGACACTTGAGGCAACTATGTCTCACGTCTGGCAGTCCAACGGGCATGCCGGAGAACCCGGGGCTCCTTTTCCGCCTCAGAACGTCCCTCACCAGCAATGGTCTCAGCAGCCGCCCAAGCAGAAGGGCTTCTCCTGCAAAGTCCAAATGGTCCTGTTCGCCATATCCATCGGCGGATTCGCCGTGATCATCACGCTGAACAACATCGCGGGGCCGGAGAAGCAGGCCAAAACGCTGAGCGAGGGCGACTGCGTCGTGCTGACCGGAGCCGGCGAGGAGGCCGACGCGGTCCCGACTCCGTGCGATTCACCGCAAGCGTCATACGCGGTGAGCCTCACCGGGGTCACAAGGGCGACTGGAACGGCAAGGACGGTTTCTACAACACCACCGCCGCTGAAGGACTGCGGCTCGGCGCGGCTGAAGATCAGCGAGGTCTTCCCGGAGGCGAGCGTGGCGAACAGTCCGTGCGCCGAGGGCACGGCTGAGGTCGTCTCCTACGCCGGCTACGCGACTTCGAAGTTCAAGAGCGCGACCATCTGCTTCGTCACGCCCTGACGAAGCAGATCAGCGGGCGGACACCGGCATGGGCACGCTGGGCGTGCTCGGGCTCGGCGTGGTGCTGCGCGGCGGTTCCGGCTGGGCGCCGCCGCCCAGCTGCGCGGGAAGCAGCCCGGCGTTGACGCCTTGCGGCGGGGTGAAACCGGTGGTCGGCTGGTCTTCGGTGCCGTCACCCGAGGTCGCGACGAGGGCCAGGGCGCTCAGGACCAGGCCCGAAACGACGACTCCGGCGCCCTGCGCGTACTTCCGCCGGGCGAGACCGAACCGCCCGCCGCCGAGGACGTTCGGCGACTGGCCCAGTGGCGCCGTTGATCCCAACGGCGCCGTACCGCCCAAAACCCCGGTGTCGCGCAGTCCGGCGACCCGGTCGGGCCGCTGGATGGCCACCAGCTGACCGTCGGCGGTCATCGCCAGGTTGTCCGGTGTGCCGGGAAGTTCGGTGTTCTGCGGGATGGAGCACAGGCTGGCCAGGAAACCCGCCGACATCGACGGGGCTCCCGCCTGCTTCACGGCGGCGACGGCCTGGCGCTGCGCGGTCACCTCTGCCGCGCACGCCTGGCAGCGGGCGATATGCGCCGAGGCCCTGTCCTGGGCACCGAGGGACAGCTCCCCGTCGACGAAGGCGACGATGGCGTCCGGAAGCAGATGCGACTCGGGGAGTCCCCAACCTCGCGGTGCGGTCATACCCCCACCTTCGCAGACTCCTGCGCCGCGGCGCGACGGCGCTCCAAAGAAGCGCGAAGCGCCTGGCGGCCGCGGTGGATCCGGCTGCGCACGGTGCCGAGCTTGACACCCAGGGTGGCGCCGATCTCCTCGTACGAGAGGCCTTCGACGTCGCACAGCACGACCGCGGCACGGAACTCGGGCGGCAACTCGTCGAGCGCGGCCTGCAGATCCGGGTCGAGATGGGTGTCCGAGTAGACCTGCTCCGGGCTCGGGTCGTCACCGACGATGCGGTCGGTGTCCTCGGGGAGGCCTTCCATCCGCACGCGCGAGCGGCGGCGGGCCATGTCGAGGAAGAGGTTCGTGGTGATGCGGTGCAGCCAGCCTTCGAACGTGCCGGGCTTGTAGGACGCGAGGGAGCGGAAGACCCGGATGAAGGTCTCCTGCGTCAGGTCCTCGGCGTCGTGGGCGTTACCGGTCAGGCGGTACGCCAGCCGGTACACGCGGTCGGCGTGTTCACGCACGACCTCGTCCCACGAGGGCGGCGTCCATGCGGCCTCGTCCACCGTCACCGGCGTGACCTGGTCCGCGTGCTGGTCCTGCATCGTTTCCTGCATCGGGGAAGTAGGCACCTCCATCAGCGTCTTCTCCCAACTACTCCACCCAACGCGGGCGATGAGCACGGTGTTCCCGTTGTCGAGGACCAGTCTGTCCGGCCTGCATATGTTTCTAGTGAGACTGGACTGAGAGGAGGCTGAGAAGTCGGTACCAGGGAGTCTTCGCTCTTTTGACGATAGGCAGCGCTAACCTCCGCGTGTGAATTCCGGGACGCATGCGGGCTCGCCTGCCGAGGCCGCCGACGCCGACCTCGTCGACGGATACGTCCCCGACGATGAGGTACTGGCCGCCGCGCGGGCGCGGTCGGCCGATCTGGGATGCGGTCCACTGAGCGCGGGCGCGGGTGCGACTCTGCGTTTTCTCGCCACGACGCTGCGGGCGAAGGCTGTCGTCGAGGTCGGGACCGGGGCCGGGGTGAGCGGGTTGTGCCTGCTCGGCGGCATGGTCGACGACGGGATCCTCACCTCGATCGACATCGAGCCGGAGTACCACCGGGCGGCGCGGACGGCGTTCCGCGAGGCCGGCTACGCGCCGGGGCGGACCCGCCTGATCATGGGGCGCGCGCTCGACGTCCTCCCCCGGCTCACCCCCGGCGGCTACGACCTGGTGTTCGTCGATTCGGCGCCGGTCGAATACCCGAGCTGCTACGAGAAGGCCGTCTCGCTGCTCCGGCCCGGCGGGATACTGGCGTTCCACAACGTCTCGGGGTCCAGGGTGACCGATCCCTCACGACGTGATCCGGACACCCTCGCGCTGCGGGAGGTAGCGCGGGCCTTCCGCGAGGACGCGCGGCTGGTCCCGGCACTGTTGCCGGTGGGCGGCGGGCTGCTGGTCGCCGCGATCGCGTAGCAAGGGACCTTTGCTACCACTTTTCAGACCCGTTCCGTGAAGGCCTCCTTGCCTACCCTCAAAGTAGGGAAGGAGGCCTTCACGGACTTGGGGACCACCGCGACCACGGCCACCGCGGCGAGGGCCAGCCAGGCGGCGGTGAGCACGATCAGCCAGGTCCAGCCCGCGTGCCCGTAGACGGTCGCGCCGACGGCGCCGCCGATACTGCTGCCGAGGTAGTACGAAAGCGTGTAGAGCCCGCCTACCTGGCCTCGGGCGTTCTCGGGCGCCTCCGCGGCGGCCCAGCCGTTGGCGACGGCGTGCGCGGCGAAGAACGCGCCGGTCAGCACCACGAACCCGGCGACGACCACGGGCAGCGAGTCGGACAGCGTCAGCGCGGCGCCCGCGATCGTGAGCAGCAGGGCACCCGCGAGCGACCGGCGGCGGCCGAATCGGCCGACGAGCTTGCCCGCCGTCGCCGACGAGACCGAGCCCATCGCGTACGCGAGGAAGACGAGCGACGCGATCGCGGGCGAGAGGTTCAGCGGCTCGCCGGTCAGGCGGAATCCGGCGGCGTTGTACAGCGCGACGAAGGAGCCCATCGCCAGCAGCGCGACCGCGTACTGGACCAGCAGGACCGGCCTCCGCACCGCCGCGCCGAGCCCGGCCAGCACCGCCCTGCCCTGCTCACGCAACCGCTCTGACCTGCGCCGATCCGCGAAAGTGGTAGCAAAGGTCCCTTGCTCCCCCGGCGGCAGGGCCAGCACCGTGACCACCGTGCAGACCAGCCCGATCCCCGCGACCACGAGCAGCGCGCCGTGGTAGCCGAACGGTCCGGCGGTGAACCCGGCCGCGAGCCGTCCGATCATGCCGCCGATGGTGTTCCCGGCGATCATCGCGCCCACCGCCGCCGCGAGCCCGGCCTTGCCGAGCCGTTCCGCGAGGTAAGCGGCGGCCACTCCGGGGAACCCCGCGATCGCGATTCCCTGCAGCGCCCGGAGCACGAGCAGCGCCGAGTAGCTGGGCGCCAGCGGCAGCAGGAAACCGAACACGACCGATGCGACCACCGAAGCGATGATCACCGGACGCCGTCCGACGACCTCGGAGAGCGCCGCGATGGGCAAGACGGCGATCGCGAGCGCACCGGTCGCGACGCTCACCGCGAGCGAAGCGCCACCCGGATCGAGGTGATACTGCTCGGCCAGCTGCGGCAGCACCGGCTGTGGCGCGTAGAGCAGCGCGAAGGATGAGATCCCGGCCGCGGCGACGGCGATCGTCACGCGGCGGGTGGTTCCGGTGGCAGGCACGGTCCCGAAGCTAAGCCTGGCTAAACGATACGTCTAATACGCTCATCTGCCACAATCGATGCCGTGCTGAATGAAAGGATGACCGCCCAGCTAGCCCCGCAGCTCGCGCTGCTCACCGCACTCCGCCGCACGACGAACGTCACACGCGCGGCCGAGCTGCTCGGTGTCCCCCAGCCCACGGTAAGCCGCCGGATCTCGGCGCTCGGCGAGGCCCTCGGCGCCCCCCTCACGGTCCCCGACGGCCGCGGCATCCGGCTCACCCGGGCCGCCGAACTGCTGGCCGATGCCGCCGAACGTGCCCTCGCCGCCATCGACGCCGGAGTCCGCCAAGCCCGCGAAGAGGTCGACCCCGAATCCGGGCATGTCGTCCTAGGCTTCCTGCACCTGCTCGGCAGGTCGCTGGTTCCCACGTTGCTCCGCGGCTACCGCGCGGACCATCCGGGCGTCCGGTTCACCCTGGTCCAGGGGTCACGTCAGGACATGGTCGACAGGCTGACCAGCGGAGAACTCGACCTCGCGCTGCTCGCGCCCGCACCCGTCGACGACCCGCTGCTCGACGCCGCCGTACTCACCGAGCAGGAGATCTTCCTGTCCGTTCCGACGTCGCACCGCCTCGCCGACCGGCCCAGCGCCGCCATCGAGGACCTCAAGGACGAGGAATTCGTGCTCCTCGAAACCGGGTACGGACTCCGCACCATCACCGACGACCTGTGCGCCGCGGCCGGCTTCGAGCCGAAGATCGCCTTCGAAGGGCAGGAGTCCGACACAGTCCGCGGGCTGGTCGCGGCCGGGCTCGGCGTCGCGCTGCTCCCCCGTTTCGAGCCGGGCAGCCCTGCGGGGGTCGTCGAAGTCCCGCTGGTGCCGCCGGTCGGGCGGACCATCGGGCTGGCCTGGCGGCGCGACGTGGTCCTGCCACCCGCCGTGCTGCGGTTCCGTGAGCGAGTCCGCGCGCAGCCTTGGTGACGATCGTCAGGGTCGATCACTGCCGTTCGTCCACCCCGGCAGGGAAGCATTTTCGCTAACTTCGGGTGAATGTACGACGACATCGTGAAGTTGGCGGGTGAGAGCCCGAGCTGGCTTCAGGCGACGGGAATCCTGTTCACCGAGGCAGGACTACTCGCCTTCGCGGCGCTCTTCGCCTGGCTGTTGTGGCGGGCCCGCACCTCACCCGTCCGGCTGGCCGTGGCGCTGCTGCCGCCCGCCGCGACCGCGATCGCGTACTTGATCAGCGAAGGGGTGAAGAGCGTGATCCAGGAGGACCGGCCGTGCCGTCACCTGGTCACACTCGTCGAATGCCCGCCGACGGGCGACTGGTCCTTGCCGAGCAATCACTCCACGATCGCCGCGGCGGCCGCCGTCGGCTTGGCACTCGCTTGGCGCCGGCTCGCACCGTGGGTGCTCCCGGGCGCCCTGCTGATGGGCTTCTCACGGGTGTTCGTCGGCGCGCATTACCCGCACGACGTGCTCGCCGGGCTCGTCCTCGGCTCGGTCACGGCGTGGCTCGTGTTCCGGTACCTGAAGGGCCCGGCGACCGGGATCGCCCGACGGCTCACCGCCCATGCCGGAGACGCGCCGACCCAGCCCATGCCCAAGGTCGACCTGCGGGGCGGTAGCAAAGGTCCCTTGCTCCCGCCCCGCAGGTAACCGCAGGTCAGGCGTAGGAAGCGACCAGTTCGACCAGCGTCCGCGCCGCGAAACCGGTGGCCCCGGGCACGACGTCGGCGTAGGTCTTGTCGGCCCGCGCGGGGCCGGCGATGTCGAGATGCGCCCACGGCACGTCGCCGACGAACTCCCGCAGGAACAGCGCCGCGACGATGCCGCCGGGACCACCCGGCGCCTGCCGGACGTCACCGAGCGAGCCCTGCACGGATTCGGCCAGGTCCTCCAGCAGCGGCATCCGCCACCACGCCTCGCCGACCCGCTCGCCCGCCTTCGTGACCCGCTCCGCGAGCGCGTCTTCGGTGGCGAAGACGCCGCCGGTGCGGACGCCGAGCGAGACCTTCATGGCGCCGGTCAGGGTCGCCGCGTCGATCACCGCGTCCGGCTTGTGCTTCTTGATGCCGTAGACGAGCGCGTCGGCCAGGACCATGCGGCCCTCGGCGTCGGTGTTGCCCACCTCGGTGGTCTTGCCGCCGTAGTGCCGGACGATGTCGCCTGGCCGGTACGACGAACCGGACACGTGGTTTTCGGCGGCGGGCACCAGCCCGGTCACCTTGACCGGCAGGCGCAGCGCCGCGATGGCGCGGACCGCGGCGATGATCGCCGCGCCGCCCGCCATGTCGGTGCGCATGAGGTGCATGCCGTCGGCCGGTTTGATCGAAAGACCGCCGGTGTCGAAGGTGATGCCCTTGCCGACCAGCAGCAGATGCGTCGTCGCCCCGCGCGGCCGGTACTCCAGCTCGATCAGCCGCGGCGGCGCGGCCGACCCGCCGCCGACGGCGAGGACGCCGCCGAAGCCCTGCTCGGCCAGCCACTTCTCGTCCCGCGCCGTCACGGTCAGGTTCGGGATACCACCGGCGGCCCGGGCGGCCGTGTCAGCGAGCCAAGCGGGGGTTTTGACGTTCGACGGCGTGTTCGCCAGGTCGCGCGCGAACGCGGCGGCCGCGGCGAGTTCGCGGACCCGCTCCAAGGCGTCCACGGCGTGCTCGTGACGTGTGATCAAGCGCACGGTCCGCAGGCTCGGCTTGGGGTCCTCGGCCGTCACCGTGAAGCGGTAACCGCCGAGCAGCAGCCCGAACGCGAGTTCCTCGACGTGCTCGGCGCCCGCGTCCTCGGGCAGCTCGACGGCGAAGGCGCGGAACGCCTTCTGCCCCGCCTTGACGTCTTCTTCCAGCGCCGACGAGACGGCGCGGACCAGCGCGGCGCCGGCCTTGCGGTACTGCTTCGGCTCACCGTCGCCGACACCCGCCAGCCAGCGGACACCGCCGGTCGGCACGGTCTGCACGTCACCTGCCTTGCCGGTGGGCCGCACGCCGCCGATCTCCGCGAGTCCGGCGTCACCGTCCTCTTCGGACGGCGCGGCGACCAGCGTGGCCAGCGGCGTACCGCGCCTTAGGTCGTCCGAGACCTCGAGTTCGAGCAGCTTCCCCGGAACGGGGGGTAGCGGGTTACGCACAGTGAGCGACCTCCGGGCGCAGATGAACCGCGACCCCGGCCTCCAAGGGGAGACCGGGGTGCGGGTGGTTGAACGTTGGTGCGGTCCGGCTCAGCCGGTGACCTCCTGCAAGGCCGCGCCGAGATCCTTCGCTTCTTCCGCGGAGAGTTCGACGACGAGGCGCCCACCACCTTCGAGTGGTACGCGCATCACGAGGCCCCGCCCCTCCTTAGTCACTTCGAGGGGACCATCTCCGGTCCGGGGCTTCATGGCCGCCATAGCGTGCTCCCTCCGTCTCAACCGGCGCGCCCGGGTCGCGCTCGTCAAAGCCAGCCGGGTCTACTGTCCATTGTCCCTCATCAGCGGCCGAGCGCGAACGCGGACCGATCTTTTGCCGCCGTATCGGTGCTGGTATGCGGCTCGCGAGGCTGAAAGACTCGTCTCCGACCGCAGTTTCGCCGACTAGGAGATCCCGTGACCACATCCGACGTTCTGCTGACCGCCGACGCCGATGGCGTGCGCACCTTCACGCTGAACCGGCCGCAGGCGTACAACTCGCTGACCGTCGAACTCAAGGAACTGCTGCTGGCGGGCCTGACCGAGGCCGCGGCCGACGACAGTGTCCGCGCGGTCGTACTGACCGGTTCGGGCAAGGCGTTCTGCGCCGGGCAGGACCTGAAGGAGCACGTCGGCCTGCTGCAGGCGGGTGACCCCGCGCCGCTACACACGGTCAAGGAGCACTACAACCCGATCGTCAAGACCATCGTCGGGATGCCGAAGCCGGTCATCGCGGCGGTGAACGGCCCCGCGGCCGGCGCGGGCGCGGCCTTCGCGTACGCGAGCGACCTCCGGATCGCCGCGACGTCGGCGAACTTCCTGATGGCGTTCGCGAACGTCGGCCTCGGCCCGGACTCGGGCGCGTCGTGGACGCTGCAGCGGCTGATCGGTCTCGGCCGAGCGGCGGAGCTGATGCTGCTGGCGCGCACGGTCGACTCCGCTGAAGCGCTGACACTCGGCCTGGTCAGCGAGGTCGTCCCGGACGAGGAACTGGCCGCCCGCGCGCAGAAGGTCGCCGCGAAGCTCGCGGCCGGCCCGACGGTCGCGTACGCGAAGATCAAGAACGTCCTGTCCGTCGCCGCCGAGTCGTCCCTCGAAACCGCGCTGGCGGCCGAGGACGAGGCCCAGACCGCGCTCGGCGCGACCGCCGACCACACCGAGGCCGTCGAGGCCTTCGTGGGCAAGCGCAAGCCGAACTTCCAGGGCAAGTAACGCTTGGCGCTCGTGGCTGACTTCGAGTTCGAGGGCCGCGTCGANTATCGGGCTCGCGCTGGCGCACGGGCTGGTCACCCGCATGGGCGGGACGCTGACGGCGGGCCCGGAAGCAGTCCTTGACGTGGTCGTCGACCATCCCCGTCGCCTGCATCAGCGCGTAACAGGTCGTCGGCCCGAGGAACACGAAGCCGCGCTTCTTGAGTTCCTTCGCCATCGCCTTCGACTCGTCGGTGATCGCCGGGACGTCGGCCATCCGCCGCGGCCGCGTATGCGAGGAGGGCGCGAACGACCACAGCAGGTCGTCCAGCGAACCGTC is a genomic window containing:
- a CDS encoding DUF1003 domain-containing protein; translation: MPELMSGRRLDQPRGQSRFRLNIDPDTFGRLTERVARFLGTGKYLFWQTLIVIVWIVLNLVAVSLRWDPYPFILLNLAFSTQAAYAAPLILLAQNRQDDRDRVSLEEDRNRAAQTKADTEYLARELASLRIALGEVATRDFLRGELDRLREDLDAKPRKAKPDRAPTGT
- a CDS encoding Mrp/NBP35 family ATP-binding protein, translated to MTSTQQLPSVDDVRTALKAVYDPEIKKPITELGMVKDVEVGSDGVVTVGIYLTVAGCPLKATLTNDTTEAVKKLPGVSDVRVELDVMSDEQRTELRKSLRGDAAEPVIPFAQPGSLTRVYCVASGKGGVGKSSVTVNLAAAMAERGLSVGVVDADIYGHSVPRMLGAREKPTKVDTMIMPPQAHGVKVISIGMFTPGNTPVVWRGPMLHRALQQFLADVFWGDLDILLLDLPPGTGDIAISVAQLIPNAEILVVTTPQQAAAEVAERAGAIALQTRQRVAGVIENMSWLETPDGQKMEIFGSGGGQSVADSLSKSVGSTVPLLGQVPMDPRVVSNGDAGTPIVLAEPDAPASLVLKEAAKKLTVRARGLAGMMLNVTPAGR
- the tatB gene encoding Sec-independent protein translocase protein TatB encodes the protein MFESVGWGEILIIVVAGLFILGPERLPEAASWVAKSVRKVRDFATGAKTQLREEMGPEFDQLRKPLEDLRGLRNFDPKRVVTQHLFDGDSDPLGLNNINGTNGTNGANGASKPNGYPATASQPEPLKPGERPPVDPDAT
- a CDS encoding S1C family serine protease; this encodes MTEQPNANPQQPGDPAGDRLAPRPLARPAVDPAQAATFGRPHGVDGAFDKLYQPGANGQSAPGLNLAPPTPESLAEAFRRPPGAEGVVLERPHGTNGSAPSANGAEGPLWTTTSDPWRDPSSGAVLAGPAVHQDSEEEKDAKRPQGALLSLPEVLFGRRVQTKALAMLAAVALVIGAAGGLIGWWFADTGTELTGQASISEADAAKERPAGSIADIAHRVAPAVVSLEVFKPGADAGQQGSGVVIDTQGYVLTNEHVISAATADAATKVTAVFFDGRRVEAKVVGADPKTDLAVVKVDVKNLTALQVGKSSDLAVGDSVIAVGSPLALQNSVTAGIVSALNRPVTAGGDGGSAPVIYEAIQTDAAINHGNSGGALVDATGALVGINSAIRSSSAEGGSIGIGFAIPSDYAVKIAKTLIKDGKVVHPDIGINASSTVAGSSTMGAQVRNVAPGGPAASAGIKEGDVITEVGGRLVRDSAELLVAVRAREVGEVVPVRLVRDGSSLVVDVKLASD
- a CDS encoding zf-HC2 domain-containing protein, translated to MTAPRGWGLPESHLLPDAIVAFVDGELSLGAQDRASAHIARCQACAAEVTAQRQAVAAVKQAGAPSMSAGFLASLCSIPQNTELPGTPDNLAMTADGQLVAIQRPDRVAGLRDTGVLGGTAPLGSTAPLGQSPNVLGGGRFGLARRKYAQGAGVVVSGLVLSALALVATSGDGTEDQPTTGFTPPQGVNAGLLPAQLGGGAQPEPPRSTTPSPSTPSVPMPVSAR
- the sigE gene encoding RNA polymerase sigma factor SigE; this encodes MQETMQDQHADQVTPVTVDEAAWTPPSWDEVVREHADRVYRLAYRLTGNAHDAEDLTQETFIRVFRSLASYKPGTFEGWLHRITTNLFLDMARRRSRVRMEGLPEDTDRIVGDDPSPEQVYSDTHLDPDLQAALDELPPEFRAAVVLCDVEGLSYEEIGATLGVKLGTVRSRIHRGRQALRASLERRRAAAQESAKVGV
- a CDS encoding O-methyltransferase, giving the protein MNSGTHAGSPAEAADADLVDGYVPDDEVLAAARARSADLGCGPLSAGAGATLRFLATTLRAKAVVEVGTGAGVSGLCLLGGMVDDGILTSIDIEPEYHRAARTAFREAGYAPGRTRLIMGRALDVLPRLTPGGYDLVFVDSAPVEYPSCYEKAVSLLRPGGILAFHNVSGSRVTDPSRRDPDTLALREVARAFREDARLVPALLPVGGGLLVAAIA
- a CDS encoding MFS transporter, whose product is MTIAVAAAGISSFALLYAPQPVLPQLAEQYHLDPGGASLAVSVATGALAIAVLPIAALSEVVGRRPVIIASVVASVVFGFLLPLAPSYSALLVLRALQGIAIAGFPGVAAAYLAERLGKAGLAAAVGAMIAGNTIGGMIGRLAAGFTAGPFGYHGALLVVAGIGLVCTVVTVLALPPGEQGTFATTFADRRRSERLREQGRAVLAGLGAAVRRPVLLVQYAVALLAMGSFVALYNAAGFRLTGEPLNLSPAIASLVFLAYAMGSVSSATAGKLVGRFGRRRSLAGALLLTIAGAALTLSDSLPVVVAGFVVLTGAFFAAHAVANGWAAAEAPENARGQVGGLYTLSYYLGSSIGGAVGATVYGHAGWTWLIVLTAAWLALAAVAVVAVVPKSVKASFPTLRVGKEAFTERV
- a CDS encoding LysR family transcriptional regulator produces the protein MTAQLAPQLALLTALRRTTNVTRAAELLGVPQPTVSRRISALGEALGAPLTVPDGRGIRLTRAAELLADAAERALAAIDAGVRQAREEVDPESGHVVLGFLHLLGRSLVPTLLRGYRADHPGVRFTLVQGSRQDMVDRLTSGELDLALLAPAPVDDPLLDAAVLTEQEIFLSVPTSHRLADRPSAAIEDLKDEEFVLLETGYGLRTITDDLCAAAGFEPKIAFEGQESDTVRGLVAAGLGVALLPRFEPGSPAGVVEVPLVPPVGRTIGLAWRRDVVLPPAVLRFRERVRAQPW
- a CDS encoding phosphatase PAP2 family protein; translation: MYDDIVKLAGESPSWLQATGILFTEAGLLAFAALFAWLLWRARTSPVRLAVALLPPAATAIAYLISEGVKSVIQEDRPCRHLVTLVECPPTGDWSLPSNHSTIAAAAAVGLALAWRRLAPWVLPGALLMGFSRVFVGAHYPHDVLAGLVLGSVTAWLVFRYLKGPATGIARRLTAHAGDAPTQPMPKVDLRGGSKGPLLPPRR